TAATTATGGGGTAAATGGGTGGATTGGCGGTTGCATACATCTAACTCCAAAGCCTACCCTAcatgggagccacttaatggcactGAGGTGATAGAAATGCACGAATGTATGGGAAACAGAGTAGTCAATATGAACTAGAAATGAAATTTCAGATTAGTTGATACTGATTTAGGTTAATAATTCCATCATAGTAACCAGTAATTCAAATTTTAGACGACAATGCTCAATTTGCAGCTTTTGTTTGACCAACTACTTGGGGCGCTTTGTGAGCCTGTAAGTAGTTTTTTGAGTAAAAAGCTGCTCATTTACTTGTTCAATATAGTATGATATATCAATATCCATATCATCTGgcagtgttatatatatacgtgATACATATGTACCCTTTATGGTGTGCACACAGGTCTATCATTAAAGACTCAAGAGCTTACagcaatattcttaatattgagaaTCTCAACTTATTTTGGATTATTCCAAGATGTGCACGTTGTACTTGATTCTCTAATACTTGGAGCTACTATTTGGGTGATCTATATGATACGGTTTAAGTTAAAGAGCACGTACACGAAGGAGCTTGATAACATGCCTTTGTTTTATGTGGTAAGCAAATATTTATGTCTGCTTCTCCATCCTCATTCATTGCATTCTTGCTTCATGTTCTAGTCTGATCTCTCACGGTTTCTAAATGATACTTGGGCTTGATTATGATTCATTTCTCTACTCAGATGTCTTTTATTGGTTTTGGCAAGTATGAACATGATATCACTACTGACATGTTTCTGCTTTCTGTTTACAGTTGATACCTTGTGCCATTGTTGCAATAATTGGACACCCTGGATGGCAAGGTAACATTATATGGAGATTTATCTTTGTGTATTATATGACAATTGAAGCGGTTTCAGTGCTGCCTCAGCTTCGTGTAATTCAAAATGCTAAGGTTAGTATATTTATGTCGTACTTTATATATATGCTCGTAATTGCTTCATCTCATTAAGTTAATGGTTCAAATATTCTGATCAACCGTTGGTCTTCTCCTAGATGATTAATACAGCTAGTTAAATTCTTCTGAACAACTTCCCAAATCTGAAAAACTTGTACTCATCTGAATTATTGATATTGTTGACATCAGTATGCCTCATTAGGCCTATTAATTTTCAAACGTACATGAGTTTAAGCATAAGAAATAATTGAACATGCTAAGCTTGAATCGAGCACTTTGTGTCTTATTCTAGTTCAAGGTTGATAAGTCTTCGCCGCAAGATTGATATGCCACAACTCAATTGAGCACTAGTAGAGTAAGAATGTTAGATAAAATGGACAACGACAACAATGTAAAATCCTTAATCCCAAATGATTGGGTCGGGTACATGAACAAAGAATTTTGTATGATCGTTCACATGAATTCTCATTCTCTATTCATTGTGATATCAATTATCTTAGCCTGTAAATTTAGATTCTTCATATCCTTTTTCATCCTTCTGGACTTTCTTTCCCTCTTGTTAAATCcctaaaagttttaattttctaaCTTCCTTACGTGTTCGCCAATACTTCATTGTTGCACCCATCCAAACCACACTGAATGATTTTCATTCATCTTATCCTTGATAAATGTGACATTCGAACCATACTAAGCATTTGCATTTCGATTACTTCCATCTTCCTACAATGATACTTCAGAAAAACTTAACGCTCTAATACATATTTTAGCGTTGGTGTATTGAGTGATCGATAAAACTTACGCTGAAGCATTAGGTACATACTTTCATCAGATAAAGTTCCAAGTGACTCTCCAATTTTGCCATCAACATTTAATCCTATGGTTTACATCCCAGTGAATACTTCCAATATGATGAGTATTTGAAGCATTCACTAAGGGTAATTTCTTTATCTTCCAACTATAAAGTGTCTTTGATTATGTCATTTGTTCTGAAATTACACTTCACTTATTCCGTCTTACTCCTACTTAATTTAGACTTTGTGACTCGAACTCTGGTCTCCATCATTCtaaattatcaattatcattCACCCCTCTCCACTTTCAGCTACTAAAACATTGGCATTCGCATATAACATGAACCGTGACACATCTCTTTGGAACAAAGTACTACTTTTTTCTTAGTTGTAACATCCCTATAAATTGGTAAGTTTTCGTCATTCTTGAAtagcttttttttgtttttttcactaTTGTCTTGACTTCCGCATTGCACCACATTGTATCCTTCCTTACTTTGATTTATCccattgattatttttaaacttttcattttcataccGGTAGCCTATGCATCTGATTCATCCCAATCAACTTCAACTACTTCCTAAACAAAAAGTTGAGCAATATCATCTTTTAATCTCCCACAAATAATTTTGCGTTCctctttgactttttttcttttggtcTTGCTCGCAAGAAAAAAGCTTGCTCGTGTAATCTGCGTTGGATGGTCACACACTATCCCGGTGGGCTGGTTAACCCAACAGTTTATGCAACTACTTCCATCCATCCAACTAGTCAAAACTCAAAAGTAATCCATTTGGGTTGCGTTTAAAAGTAGCCAATGACTTTTTTCTTAAACCATGTTTTATTATGTAGCAACCAACAAATCATATGAAACTGAAAAATCTAAGATGTATTCTTCTGGATTTCTTGCAACCTTATTCCACAATCAAACATATAGTGTTGCAATGTACATATCAACTACCAACTTATAGTTGCTAATTTTAAAGTCATTAAAAAGTAGTACAATTATACTTCTCCTTGAAGGGATGCCCATGTCATTATTATTTGTCAAAAGACTTGTTATCAAGGTTGATTTTCATCCACAAAATTTCCATGTTTAGGCATAGCTTCCTAGTTCAATTATTTAGTAAGCTAGCAGCTTGATCATTTATATACATTCTAATCTGATACTGAAGGACATACCTTCTTTATTATGGAGATTATGCCATCTTTTCCCTTGAAGGGAAACTGAAATGACTgtaatttctctctcttcagAAAATCTTCGATAAATAAGAGTAATAGAGCAACAGAGTATCTATTTcaattgattcaaaatgacgCCAAACACTAACATCATACCTAGTCCTAGTTGTACTCTTCAATTCTATTGACAAGTCCCTTAAACCTCTGGAGTCTGGACGATGGGCTGGGAAACACAATTTTCATGTCATTACCTTTCTTGTAAGTTGTAATGAATAAAAATTCTAGTCCAACTCCTAGTTGTCAGACAATTATGAATCCTATGAATATCCTTTTCCATATGTTTGGAAatttttgaaacacaacttgAAAGTATCTGTCCGGATTCTATATTAATTCTATGTGCTCTCAGTTTAGGACTCACTTTGTGCTTTACTTAGGTGTGCATATACCTTGTTTGAAGCATAATTTAGACTTTTGATAACATTTGAAGTTGCTAACCAATGTATATATTTTACTTACATTTCAATCATTTGAGATGTTATTCTTTTGTGATGTGTTATTTTGCATATggaatcttatttttatttttcaatttttgttaaAGGCGGTAACCGGTAATCTAACATTTCTTTTAGAATTTAATTTTCACTTTGTGTGCTGCAGATGGTTGAACCATTTACTGGACATTATGTCTTTGCCTTAGGTGTTGCAAGATTTTTAGCATGTGCAAATTGGATAATCATGGTCAGTAAACATATATTATCAATGCGCTAATCATGGTCAGTAAACATATATTATCAATGAGCTCTTCGTAGTCCTTCATTTTCAAGAGATTGTGTGTGCATCAGAATAAATTTCTTAATTCATGCCATTCATGATGCATCTACCTCTTATGCCTTTAATGTATTTTAGATTGTTGAATATATAACCTTTTATGACTTCTTCCCCGCACGAGAGCCTCATTGAACTCTTGAGTTTGTTGATGATGTATTTGAAGTATTTTTTGGGAAATGACGATCTAACCCCACTTATAATTTCTATTGCAAGAAT
The sequence above is drawn from the Amaranthus tricolor cultivar Red isolate AtriRed21 chromosome 5, ASM2621246v1, whole genome shotgun sequence genome and encodes:
- the LOC130813047 gene encoding uncharacterized protein LOC130813047 isoform X1; its protein translation is MGEKGASTSTPMAVRRLSRWIRSRSMKQKVIMGAVSASILLIFLIFFVKNQMFFFVSSQLAHAAGLFILIYKLFITKTCSGLSLKTQELTAIFLILRISTYFGLFQDVHVVLDSLILGATIWVIYMIRFKLKSTYTKELDNMPLFYVLIPCAIVAIIGHPGWQGNIIWRFIFVYYMTIEAVSVLPQLRVIQNAKMVEPFTGHYVFALGVARFLACANWIIMLIDSGGALLTHIGQGNLYILVALLAEVIQTFILADFCYYYIKSVMEGQRMVRLLSPV
- the LOC130813047 gene encoding uncharacterized protein LOC130813047 isoform X2 translates to MGEKGASTSTPMAVRRLSRWIRSRSMKQKVIMGAVSASILLIFLIFFVKNQMFFFVSSQLAHAAGLFILIYKLFITKTCSGLSLKTQELTAIFLILRISTYFGLFQDVHVVLDSLILGATIWVIYMIRFKLKSTYTKELDNMPLFYVLIPCAIVAIIGHPGWQGNIIWRFIFVYYMTIEAVSVLPQLRVIQNAKMVEPFTGHYVFALGVARFLACANWIIMVSKHILSMR